A stretch of Verrucomicrobiota bacterium DNA encodes these proteins:
- a CDS encoding PQQ-dependent sugar dehydrogenase, which yields MLHLCLFIGWFSLCSLTAGAPPLQRVANTTLQMPLNPPHTGYRTERAFGDLKFAKPVCLVVAPGDTNRLFVVEQAGRIAVITNLARPTWTLFLDISERVVYGGEQGLLGLAFHPQYRSNHYFYVFYTTSVTTGGGTGLHDRLSRFEIARGDSNRALPASELPLLTQYDQARNHNGGDLHFGPDGYLYVGLGDEGAGNDKFENSQRIDKNFFSGLLRLDVDRRPGSLPPNPHPAASTNYAVPPDNPFVGATRFNGLPVDPIRVRTEFWAVGLRNPWRFSYDAPSGRWYCGDVGQNKWESVHLLTSGGNYGWAFREGNHLGPHREPDGFKFSAPIWEYAHGSGMDQGNSLIGGVVYRGDRIPQLKGAYVFGDYVTGNLWSLRYEPGQTVVEDYLTDNKNVAAFGVDPRNGDVLLADHGADTIKRLVYEEKPTGTPFPPTLADTGAFKDLSLLTPQPGIVPYEPNVAFWSDHAIKQRWFSLPETTRTMGFDPTGNWKLPPGMVWIKHFEMELTNGVPASRRRLETRFLVRNRDGVYGVTYRWDRSQKNAMLVPEAGAEETLQIQDRGMRRTQVWRYPSRLECLTCHTPLGGYALSFNTAQLNRETGPAGDTVNQLRRLSQAGYFSNAIPEVQSLPRLVPASDTKASLADRVHAYVAVNCAYCHQPGGTAPTFWDARQATPLSLAGIINGPLNDHGSDPDSRIVVPGSPEHSQLLTRISRRGERQMPPLASSVVDETSVRLLTEWIRSLGNQ from the coding sequence ATGTTGCATCTCTGCCTGTTCATCGGATGGTTCAGCCTGTGCTCACTGACTGCGGGAGCGCCGCCGCTCCAACGCGTGGCCAATACCACGTTGCAAATGCCACTGAATCCGCCGCATACCGGCTACCGCACGGAACGAGCTTTTGGCGATTTGAAGTTCGCCAAACCGGTTTGCCTGGTGGTCGCACCGGGTGACACCAACCGGCTGTTTGTGGTCGAACAGGCCGGCCGCATCGCGGTGATCACAAACCTGGCCCGGCCCACCTGGACCCTGTTTTTGGACATCTCGGAACGCGTCGTTTATGGCGGCGAACAAGGGTTGCTCGGCCTGGCGTTCCACCCGCAATATCGCAGCAATCATTATTTCTACGTTTTCTACACCACGAGCGTCACCACCGGGGGTGGGACCGGGTTGCATGATCGCCTGTCCCGGTTTGAGATCGCGCGTGGCGATTCCAACCGGGCGCTGCCGGCCTCGGAACTGCCGCTCCTTACCCAATACGATCAGGCGCGCAATCACAATGGCGGTGACCTGCACTTTGGTCCGGACGGTTATTTGTACGTGGGGCTCGGGGATGAAGGGGCGGGCAACGACAAGTTCGAAAACAGCCAGCGCATTGACAAGAACTTTTTCTCAGGCCTGCTGCGACTGGACGTGGACCGGCGGCCCGGCAGCCTGCCACCCAATCCGCACCCGGCGGCCAGCACCAACTATGCCGTCCCGCCGGACAACCCGTTTGTCGGCGCCACCCGGTTTAACGGTTTGCCGGTGGATCCCATCCGCGTGCGCACCGAGTTTTGGGCGGTGGGGCTGCGCAATCCCTGGCGTTTTTCCTATGACGCTCCCAGCGGGCGCTGGTACTGCGGCGATGTGGGCCAAAACAAGTGGGAAAGCGTGCATTTACTGACCTCGGGAGGCAATTATGGCTGGGCGTTTCGGGAAGGGAACCACCTGGGACCCCACCGCGAACCAGACGGCTTCAAGTTTTCCGCACCCATTTGGGAATATGCGCATGGGAGCGGAATGGACCAGGGCAACTCCTTGATCGGGGGTGTGGTGTATCGCGGCGACCGGATTCCCCAACTCAAAGGGGCGTATGTTTTTGGCGACTATGTGACCGGCAACCTTTGGTCCCTGCGCTACGAACCCGGTCAGACCGTCGTTGAGGACTACCTGACTGACAACAAGAACGTCGCCGCGTTTGGGGTGGATCCGCGCAACGGCGATGTACTGCTGGCGGATCACGGCGCCGACACAATTAAGCGGCTGGTTTACGAAGAGAAACCCACTGGCACTCCCTTCCCGCCCACGCTGGCGGATACCGGGGCCTTTAAAGATCTGTCCCTGCTTACCCCGCAACCGGGCATTGTGCCCTACGAACCGAACGTCGCCTTTTGGTCCGATCACGCCATCAAGCAGCGCTGGTTTTCCCTTCCAGAGACCACCCGGACCATGGGTTTTGACCCGACCGGAAATTGGAAGCTTCCACCCGGGATGGTCTGGATCAAGCACTTTGAAATGGAGCTGACCAACGGCGTTCCCGCCTCCCGGCGCCGGTTGGAAACCCGGTTTCTGGTGCGCAACCGCGACGGCGTTTACGGCGTCACCTACCGTTGGGATCGCTCCCAGAAAAATGCCATGCTGGTACCCGAAGCGGGGGCGGAGGAAACGCTCCAAATTCAGGATCGGGGAATGCGTCGCACCCAGGTATGGCGATATCCCAGCCGCTTGGAGTGTTTAACCTGTCACACTCCGCTGGGCGGATATGCACTCAGCTTTAACACCGCCCAGTTGAACCGGGAAACCGGCCCGGCCGGCGACACCGTCAACCAGTTGCGGCGGCTCAGCCAGGCCGGGTATTTCAGCAATGCCATTCCAGAAGTCCAATCCCTGCCCCGCCTGGTCCCGGCCAGCGATACAAAGGCCAGCTTGGCCGATCGGGTTCACGCGTATGTCGCGGTCAATTGTGCTTATTGCCATCAGCCCGGCGGCACGGCCCCTACGTTCTGGGACGCGCGCCAGGCCACGCCGCTGTCGTTGGCGGGAATTATTAACGGTCCCCTCAATGATCATGGCAGCGACCCGGATAGCCGCATCGTGGTTCCCGGGTCTCCCGAGCATTCGCAGTTGCTCACGCGCATCTCCCGGCGCGGGGAACGCCAGATGCCGCCCCTGGCCTCCTCCGTGGTGGATGAGACGTCCGTCCGCCTGCTGACCGAGTGGATCCGCAGTTTGGGAAACCAGTAA